The Capsicum annuum cultivar UCD-10X-F1 chromosome 3, UCD10Xv1.1, whole genome shotgun sequence genomic sequence caataaagtgaagtacacgcgcgaggcgcgtacacctaaactagtatattaaaagtgtgaagaccattcgaaaagtgatttaaactttttgaccttcattaaaagtctccgcaatagacaaaatagtttttcactttttttcttaaattattatttaattattcaataaagtaatttttttaatgaccagaaaggaaaaaagaacaaGTAGGTTATCTTATAGgtagaaattcaaaaattcattgtATTGTAACAAAACCTGTCAACACGATTTCCTTGTTTACTTGTGATACAATGCCTCCtaaaattaattgtattttaatattaattagattttaaaaaatattaatttatttttttcctcaactctataatattaaaagtgtgaatatccTTAAAAAAGTAATTCGTACTTTTTATCTTGCATTATAAGtcctaaaatttacatatatacacaaattaAAGTTACCTTATTACATTAAATCCCAATTTGTTAAAGTATTTACACAAATCCcaaactaattacataaatctCCTTTTTTGTACTTTCTCTCTCATAAACCTTATACATCTAAAACAAGATAATCACTTCCAGACTTTTCTCCCATTTGCTCCCATTACACTCCCGTATTTTCCTCCATATTTAAAACCCTTTTTTCACGGCAAAATTCAAGTAACTTGTACTTACAGGTTACCAATTTgtaagttttcaagatttaattgattttactaatttactttatttttttttcaactttaacaATTCAggatttttttacatttcttttTTGGTTGCATGTTGGTTTGTATGAAATTACCGTATTTTGCAATCATATTCAAGTTTCGTAgttcgatttttttatttttttcatatactacaagttagatctttgattttcttggTTTGTAGTTGCTTCTGCTTAATCAAATATAGTGTAAAATTGGTAATGGATTCTATTCCTAGCTTTAGTTTAGGACGTAGTCAGTTAAATTCTCAAAAATAAGATATTCCCGTTGGTTTTGTTTCTGGTACATTTGATTACGAAGAACTCAATTTCGCAGAGAATCGTTCAAAGCACTGAAATGATCCAGCAAcaatgaagaaattaaaggaagTGGCTAATTCTAGATCGAAGAAGTCAGGTTCAAAAGCTGCAAGTAATAAGAAGGTTGATAATTTCGGACGACCACGTCTTCCGAAGGTATTGATTAtaacttaataataatttttgggaTTATACAGTGTGCATATGTGTTTTGTCAATTCAGTTGTGCatacattatacattactttgTTTATctgactaatgtataatataagtttTTATATACTTAGAATAGGTTGTTCCTTGTATTAAGTGGAATTATACAAATCGAATCTATGATAtttgtataaggttacattacAAACATTCTGATAATTTTATAGGTACATAATGTAtaagttgaatatttttatatgtatagtatgacattatacattctggaagtttatattttaaagtataaGCTATAAGATATAAGGCATTATCCATTACTTATTTTGGAAGACTAACGTATAATATTAGTACTCtgatatatatttcaatatgttatacattGGAAGTTCTTATTACATATAAGAGgcatttttatgatttatgtggtATTATACAGTTAGAAAGTCTTAATATTGTTTAACGTGACATTATACATTCTGACAAGTTTATAGGTCATACATGTTTAAGGTGAAAATGTatagtatgacattatacattactgcatTTTATTTTCTAACTGTATAAGTCCCCCTCATACATTTGTAACTATTGTGTAATTAGggtgtgattttatttttttaggacaTGAAATACCGTATTGACAAAGTCTCGGCTCACCCATTGCATATTGGTAGCTTATGTAACCGTCCTTTTGGTGAAGACATAAAGATGTATTTTAGAGAAGATGTTTTAGGGGCATTTAGAAATATGATTTTTGGAATACTTCTCGACTTGCCTCAGTGCAACTGGATATGCCAGATTACAAAATGTCTTCTTATGCAAGAAATCCAGCAGGATAATAAAGATAAGATTTATGTGTGGATGCAGGGAAATATTCTGAAATTAACGATgcttgaattttctattattactGTTCTTAAATACACCGGTGATATTGATGAGTATATGTATACTTCATCGACAAAATCCTCTTTGATGTCGAAGTATTTCCTGGCACTGTAGGTGGAATAACTAGGTCAAAATTGATAACACGTGTAAAGATGGGAAACTTCGATAACTCTGAAGATGCTCTGAATGTTGCGATATTATTCTTTGTTCATACATTCCTATTTTCTCAGCATTGCGAAGCACCCATTAGTTTAGCTCACTTCCAGATGGTCGAGGATAGTCGTTACAAACACTTTCCATGGGGAAAGATTATATTTGAAAAGTTGATGAACTCCTGGCGGCAGAATTTTAGAGACGCAAAGTAGTTATATTCATTGTGTGGGATGCCACACATTCTAAATGTTTAGATGTTTGAGTATTGCTCTGAGGTAGATAAAAAACTGTTAGCGACGAAGAAATATCATCCCAAGAATACTCAGCTGGTCTGTGTAGTGTACCAGGCCTAAGTATGAATCTTTTATGTTTGTCATGTTCAGTAAGGTATTTtataacttgttaattattttcattttcaagtcattttaTTGACGCTCTaatatttcattttgaaattcatttttTTAGTATTCTTACAAGAATTTACAACCTACAAGAGAAGAAGTTCGTAGTTTGGATTTGTCTCGTAGTTTGGATTTGTCTTTTTCCAAatatcttgagatatttgatataACATCTACTGCTTCCACATCTATTTCTTGAACATTGAAAATGTCAGCCGATGAAGATCAACCCCGTGTTGTCACTACAGCTGAAGAATTTGATGATTTCTGCACTATACCACTGCGGGAATTTCTAATAAAGATTGTTTTAGCTTCACCTTCACCACCTGAACAAATATCAAAGAGAAGAAAGATAGTTATATTTTAGGAATATAGTCCAGGGGTGACGAATGATGAGAAATCTACACGTGCACGTTCAGTACGTCAGTTGTTTGGTTTGTTTTCTAAAAATCAAGAGGATTCAACAGATAAAGGAGAAATTGGTGTGTCTGAATTTGAACATCGTCATCAAGGAGAACTTGGTGTGTTTCCTGAGCATGACCAACTCAAGTTTGTTCCTTCATCTTCCACAACGCCTGAAGGGACTTCTAATTTTACTTTAGATATGGAGGTTGTAAAGACTTACATCAACACATATGTAAGTTAACTTTCTTATTGgcaatttttgtttttgtaaaGCATgagatttttctaatattttatttttttctttatgctataaggttgataaaaaaattgTTGAGCTGGTTACACTAATCTCCAATATACCTGTTGAGGTCTTTAAAGCTttgaagaatgaagaaaataaagaatcaccggtataaaattttatttcattcaattttcttttaatttaatgaaATGCTTATACATCCGTATTAAGGAGAAAATTATTGATCAACAACAAAGTCCTGAAGAAGGATCGAAAAAACATGACAGTCCATGTAAGGAGAATTTGCTGgtacttctttgtttattatgTTGTTGTGTTACTATAAATTTGTATAACTCTCATATCTAAcctatttttatttcagttttatataGCATAAAGATAAGGACAAGGGACCAATCATTGAAATCAGAAATGATGAACCATCTGTACTTCAACCAGTGGAAACAGAGTTCCAAACGTGTATACACACATAATGAATGTCCAACAACAACTGACGTTCAAAGCGAACAGAAGGTATATTGAATTAAGATTACGTATGTAAATGTTAGTTATATAATAATATTCCTGAATCACCTTTGATATATATAAATGTTATGTTTTCAAATGGATTTTGATGTGTATGATAAACATATATaggatatgtatatatagatttaTACATTCATATGCAAGCCTTATAGATAACAAATTTTTATCACTGATATAAAACTGTTTTTCATCCAGCATTATATTACTTTGATTAAATGTTCACACATGCACAATGTTATTTTATATAGGATGAGAATATGATCGATAAAGAAGAAGGTCGTGaagaagaattgaaaaataaGCACAGTCCTGATATGAAAGATTTGTCggtatatttttttcattcatgttGGTTTGTTACTCCAAACTTGTCTATATAAATGTACCACCTGTTATTATTAGAAAAAGTGTCATAACGTTCTCGGCTGAATATCAATATATTAAAACACTTTCATTGGAACTGTTACAGTTTCATTATACATTCATTTGAATGTATAATAATATGTTATACATTACTAATATTTTTAGTCTCTTTAAGAGAATAAATGTTCTTTACAAATACCCTCATACACATGTATGCTATTTACAATTAgttatataaaaatattgttgAATCACCTTAGAAATCTAAAAATGTTAAGTGTTATCAAATGTGTTTTGATGTGTGAGTTTGATCTTATAcatatatagaatatatatatagagagagagagagatttatacAATCATATTCAAGCCTTACAGATAACAATTTCAAATCACcgatataaatttttttttcattcaacttTGTATTACTTTGATTAAATATTCACGCATGTTGACTGTTATTTAATATAGGATGAGATTATGGGCGATAAAGAAGAAGGTCGtgatgaagaattaaaaaaatagcacAGTCCTGATATGGAAGAGTTATCTATATCTTTTGTCACTCATGTTGGTTTATTGCTCCAAATCTATCTACATAAATGTACCAACTGTTATtgctagaaaaaaaaaataattttctcagctgaatatcaatattttggaattttgatTCTTCCATGATTTCTGACTTTATTGTAAAGTCATATTCTGAACTAGTAATATTGGTATTCATTAGAATTGGgtgatgatgatttttttataaCATTTTATTTCTACATGTTGGGTAAGGAAATTTAGTTATGGAGTATCTAATACAAAATGGTCATTTTGTGAAAGGATATAAACTCATTGTACTCAAATTTAGTGGATTATGTATAATGTGCTATGTAATACTATGTATGATTCCTCTGATACATACATATCTTAAGTATAATTAAAGTTATACATTCATAAGTTTATTTTATACGTAACACACTCATATGCATGTATGTAGGATGATGTCGGTGGCACAATAACTGATTCAGTTCAAGATACTATAGATGCACTATTATTTGATTTGCCAACACCTTCAACTACAAAGTCATTGGATGTTGGTACACCAAATATAGTGACCAAAAGTCAGTGGACAATTCCCAACAGCCACAAAAGCACCTGTAAAAAGGGACCGAAAGAAGTCGAGGATTATGAGGTCACCCTGCATAACAAAATTTGGTTCAAGCTCTAAGGATGAGGGTAATTCCGATAATGAAGAGAAGCAGATGTATGATTTTGACGGCTGTACCATTTACCAAGATTTGTGTAACTAATTGATGTTCGATTACTCTCAGTGACTTGAAATAGGGTTACTGAAATATCATGCTAGCAAGTAAGTAATTagaaaactttttttattttttagaatactACGATAGCATAAAATTTTATGATGTTTAATCCTTGATAAATTTGCAGGAAACAAACAGACAATCACTATCTTAAAAATGCTCCAGGATTAAGTTATCCTCAGTTGGACTTTATCGCTGCACAGGCACAGTCAAAGAATTGGATCTACTTGATGTTACAACGCAAAAAATGCTGAAATGGTGAGGTAAATTAAACTAAATTTGTTCCATATCATAAATATTGTTACTGTTAGAAACTTTACTAAAATTCCatataatacatgttactctttCAAACTTCTGTTACTTTTAGAATCTTCACTAAAAACTTGCATCATACATTTGAAAATGATGTATAATTATGAAGTGTTATCTAaagtactgat encodes the following:
- the LOC124896782 gene encoding uncharacterized protein LOC124896782; the encoded protein is MSADEDQPRVVTTAEEFDDFCTIPLREFLIKIVLASPSPPEQISKRRKILFGLFSKNQEDSTDKGEIGVSEFEHRHQGELGVFPEHDQLKFVPSSSTTPEGTSNFTLDMEVVKTYINTYVDKKIVELVTLISNIPVEEKIIDQQQSPEEGSKKHDSPCKENLLWKQSSKRVYTHNECPTTTDVQSEQKDENMIDKEEGREEELKNKHSPDMKDLSDDVGGTITDSVQDTIDALLFDLPTPSTTKSLDVGTPNIVTKSQWTIPNSHKSTCKKGPKEVEDYEVTLHNKIWKQTDNHYLKNAPGLSYPQLDFIAAQYLDEIFYHLRKESKLQLCDNYKYTIISYFFKTYIDKTYSRYYPTDQTDQISMQEDYEESYALAKNKDAITNTTNGFYIPSGLPWHMVDEVNVSVNCGKEFHWVLIVFVLKEGVIRVYDSLSSKRKRKLPNEIQKLEVMLRTYLSDSDFFEKTERTDWSTLEAYKGKLGQQTDLISQNLFYVDYIKNIPQQAYDSLDCGVFVAAYVEILSEEQQVHSCGFDVESQHARNYREFIVLTMVFGLYNSEQ